TTTTGTCAGGCGCTCCACAAACCGAATTTCATCTGGTGTTTTGGGGATAGCCTGATAGCTTTCCTTGATTTTCGCAAGATCTAAATCTGCTAACTCCTCTGCAAGTTTACTCTCTCCGATGACCTCGATAATATTGTTCATGTTTACATAAACGCCCAGGTCACCTTCAACGGTTCTTTTTGCTTTAGGCTCCGGACTGACGAGAATCCGCGCAATCTCATCGGATGCATCGGTTACGGAATGAAGGTCCGTTGTTGCACCGCCAACGTCTAGCACGATGAGGTCTCCCAGACATTCATAAAGAACCTTCGTGGCTTCCATCACCGCTCCCGGTGTGGGAATGATGGGACCTCCTACCATATCCCGTACATGCTCCATTCCCGGCGCATGAATGATATGTTCCTCAAAGGCATCCTGTATCACCCTTCTGGCAGGCTCTACATTTAGATCGTCGATTTTAGGATAAACATTATCAACGATATACAGTTTCATCCCGCTTTCTTCATCGAAAATCAGCTTCATTTCTTCCTGATTTTCAATGTTTCCGCCATAAATCACCGGGGTTTTCAGACCCAGACTCCGGATCATTTCCGCATTGTATATTGCGGTTTCACGTTCTCCGTAATCCACCCCACCTGCAATGAGAATCAAGTTGGGTTTGATTTCTTTAATTTTTGCCAGATCTGTCCTTCTCAGCTTTCCAGCAGTAACATTATGAATAATTGCTCCTGCACCCAGTGCCGCCTCCTTGGCAGCCCTTGCAGTCATATCGTAAACAAGGCCGTGAACGGTCATTTTAAGGCCGCCTGCAGCACTTGAAGTAGCCAGCATCTCTTCGTAGTCCAGCGTTTCTGTTCCCAATTTGTTTCTCAGATCATCCACCGCACCTTGAAGGCCAATTCTAACATCTCCATCCAATACGGATGTGGGTGCCTGTCCTTGGCCAATAAAAACTGGCTCATTGGTGTTGATTCCCTGAAACGCATTGACTACTGTGGTCGTTGATCCGATTTCAGCAACCAGAACATCAACTTTCATAACAGTTCTCCTCTTTTAGATCTATTTTAAAGTATTCGTTTTGCAGCATGGAATAAATAATTTGGTCGAGATATCCTCTTTCCGATTTGTAATTCTGCCTCAGCACTCCGTCACGATGCATTCCCAGTCCCTCATATAAATGAATCCCGATAAAATTGTCGGGATAAACGTCAAGCCAGAAACGATTCATATTTTTCTCTTCGAATGCATATCGAAGCAGTGCAAGCATGGCCTCTTTGCCATACCCCTTTCGTTTTTCGGATACTGCAATTCTGCGAAGCTCAAAAACATCAGATTTGAAATCCATTTTTATCAATGAAAAGCCTACAATAGCGGAATCTTCCTTCCTTTTGAATACAAGGAGCAGATGATTTCTATCAGCAATCTCCGCTTTATGTTCCTCATATGTACCGATCCAAATAAAGTCTCGATTCTCCTTGTGACTTTCCAGTTCAATGATTGAGTTTATTTCATCCTCAACCGCTTCTACCATAAAAAGACGCTCTGTCTCAATCATCACTTCACCCCAATTTCAATTTCAGAACCGTCCGATGCCAAGAATTTCTGCGCCGGATGCGAAATAACACAACGCTTAAGCCAAGGGTATTCTCAGAGGAAACCGTCCGACCTCGAATGTGTGGCATGGAGCATGAATTTTGCTGCGGTAATATCAGAGAAACCGTCCGATGCCACGGATTCCTGTAACGGATGCGAAATAACACAACGCCTAAGCCAAGGGTATTCTCAGAGGAAACCGTCCGACCAACGGGAGCGGTTTCCGAGAGAATGCCCCTGGCTGGCGCTTTATGTTAATTTCGCATTTCTCTGCGTTTCTCCACAAGGAACGTAGCCACGTCGATACCATGGCTGTTTCTTCCAAAACCGGCATCAACGCCTGTTTTTACAGCTTCCTCGGGAATAACCTGGGTTCCGCCTGCGGCGATGATCACATTGTCCCTGATTCCCTTTTCCACTGCCAGCTCATGAATCCGTTTCATATTCTTATAGTGGATATTATCATGGCTGATGATGGTGGAGGCAAGGATCGCATCTGCATTCAGTTCCACCGCTGCATCAACAAGCTTTTCAACGGGCACTGAGGTTCCCAGATAGTGGACTTCGATACCAAATCGTTCGATGCCTCCATGCTTGATATCGATGATTTCGCGCAGGCCCACTGAGTGCTCGTCTTCTCCAACGGTTCCGCACACGATTTTCATCGGATACTGTTCAATATCCGTACGGATCTCGTCTTCGCTGAGAAGTTGTGGTTCCGGCGGAATGACAAGGGTGGAAAGGTCGATATCAAACGGAACTCTGCCCTTCAGTTCGATTCTCGTACCTTCCGCTTCCTGCATTACTTCCCGGTTGATTACTTCCGGGTCCTGCAGATTCATCTTCTTTGCGATTTCAACCGCTACTACTTCCGCGACTCTTCTGTTTGTAGGAATGAACATGTTCATCATCACAGTTCCGTCAGCCATCCATTCCATTTCCGGTTTGATCATATCACTGTTTCTGTATTTTGCGGTTTCTTCCATGCGGACTTTTACATTATCAACATCGTCCAGTTCATCGATGTAGACAATTTTATCCGGATCTTCAAATGTACAGCCTCCGATGAGTTCAGATGGGTTTTCAGGATTTCCGCCGTACTGCTCGACATTGTTGTATCCGAAATGCGCCGTAACCGGTGCAAAATAATCTTCGTCTCTTTCATAAACGTAGCCGTATCCGATTCCGCCTTCCGCTTTTCTGGCAATCCCATCACCGTTTCTCTCAGGATACATGCCAGAATCAACGAAGAAGCCCTCTTCTACTGCTTTGAAGTAACCGCCTGCAGCCACGATTTCCTCCATGAATAGGCAGGCTCTTTCCTTGATTTCTCTTGCTTTTTCACGGAGAGGACCATCGCTCTTGAGCTCAATCATTTCCATGAGGCCGTCAAGTCCTGTCAAGGTCTGTTTTGCAGTATCGCAGGCTTCTATATTATAGATGTGCCATGGTACGTTTCTTCCCTCATCCGGAGTGATGGTGGACTGAATATCCGCTCTCGTGAGTTTTGATATCAGCATGTTAAGTACATGGGTTACTGTCGCCTCTCTAGCGGACGCTTCCATATACTTGGTGTTCATCTGGGCTCTCATTCTGTATTTATCACAGATGTCCCGGAGTGCAACCGCATAGGGCAGATCCATGTAAACACAGGGAGCCGGCGGAGCAGTTGGTGGCACTGTTGAAAGACAGATGTTGGTTGGCTTGATGCCGACCTTTTCTGAGAACAGGGAGTTGATCGCATGCTGAACGATAAGCTCTGGCATAACCTTCCAGGCCTGCCTTGCGGTAGCATTTGCATTATGTGCCCCGTCAATCTGTGCAATGTCTGCCCACGCAAGAATTCTCTTTGATTCACAGGCGTCTACAAAAGAACGAACCATATTGATATTCCGATAGAGTACGTTATACTGAGGGTCCTGATGGGCCCCGTTGATTCCTTCTTCGGCAAACATAACGGCAACATCAGGTCCTGCAACACCTGAAACGTAGGAGTGGTAATTGATGGGTCTGCCCACTTCCTCTTCAATGAGATCCAGTGCTTTTCTTTGCGCCCTCACCTGTTTTCTCGTGATGGGAACGCCTCCAATTCCTTGCGGAGTTCCTTCAATGAGTCCGTCCATATGGGACTGTCCCGCAGTTCGGATAACCATGATATGATCAGCACCATGCCAGGCAGCCATTCTCATGCGGCGGATATCATCTTCAAAACGTCCTGATGCAATCTCCGTTGTGATAACCGGAGACGGCTGGGGATCGATTCCGTCAAAATATTTTGAGGATGGAAGCCCGATGCTGTTTTCAAGGGGTGTTGTGGCATCGTGGTACGTAAAAGGAACCATTTCAAGATTTGCTTCCGGCGTTCTCCAGGTCCAGCCTCTTCTCTTTGGTCTGTATTGATCCAGGTCCTTTAAGATGTTTTCAACATCCAATTTCTCGTTATGCTTCAATTTCATATCACTCATCTTATTTTCCTCCCTTGAATAACGCTGCTGCTTCATCCCAGCATTTTCCCTGGGCAAGGAGGGTTCCGGCTTCTTTGATGTCGATGTTCTTTGCCTTTGCCAGCTTATATACCACATGTCCTGCGCCTTTTCCCATTAGGCCTCTGTCCATGCAGCCTTCCACAATGGGCTTTGTCTCAAGAGAGGAAATGCCCATTCGAAGCAGCACGGATCGTTCAACGGAAGGCGTTGTATTCTTTTTCCCAAGTTCCAGAAGAGGATTCACCACCTGCTCTGTCAGCTGCCAGAATCTCTGGTAGAGTTCTTCATCTGTCAGGCCAGCGATGTGTTTTCTTCTTTCCTGAAAATCATCTGCTCTTTTCATCTTTATTTCCTTTCAATCTGTTCCGAATTTATAAGTATCGAGTTTTAAGAATCCTGCGGCACTGTCTGCGGCATTCCTGTAGGAAACCGTCCGACCAACTACCGCGTTTTCAAAACATTGCGCATTGTCAGTGCTATCCCCGTAGGAAACCGTCGCTCGAGTTTTAAGAATCCTGCGGCACTGTCTGCGGCATTCCTGTAGGAAACCGTCCGACCAACGGGAGCGGTTTCCGAGGGAGTGCCGCAGATAGTGGCCTCTACAGAGATTTTAAAACCCCTTTTACAAACCCCTCATCGGTCTTCGTTTCCTCTGCCAGGAACAGGATATCCTCTTCCGTAAGCACGCCGCTGCAGTTGTTTACCGCAGTCTTGATTAAGGAACGTCTCATATGGTCAAGATCAACATCTCTCGCTTTAATCATGGAAGGATGGGATGGGAAAATGATGGTCTTACCCGGAACCTCTTCACTTGGATCTCCGAAAAATACTTCAATTCCATTATCTTTTGCGAAGGATATCTGGGGCTGAATATGCTTTCCGGCTCCCGTATATTCTGTTTCCTGAACAAGAATCATTTCATCCTGATCCATCTCCTGTGCGATAGCAAATGCTGCTGCCAGGGCAGTGTTTCCGGCAGGTCCTTTTTCCAGTCCCTCGAGACTTGCAAGGGTTTCTGTAATATAAAAGACTTCGCCTTGGGCAATGGTAACGTAGCGATCCATATACCGCAGAGGTCTTGCTGCCGATCTTGGAACATCAGAACGATCCGGCCAGGAAGAAAACGGCATTCCAAAACCCGTATGTCCTGTAGTAAATGATTTTCTGTTAAATTGCCCGTCTGAGGCCATGTGCAGTCCAGCCAGATTAACGCTGGCTCCAATCACCGTTGAGTTTGCCCCGGCTTTTCGCAGCCCTCTCGCAGTTCCGGTGAGATTTCCTCCCCCGGCATTGGTGCAGACCACCGCATCCGGGTCTTTTCCATATTTTTCTCGAAACTGCATTGCAATCTCATATCCAAGGGTTTCTACCCCTGCGATACCGAATGGAGTATACAAAGAGGCATTAAAATATCCCGTCTCCTCAAGAAGCAGGAGGAATTTATAGAACAGCTCAGGTCCAACGGAGAGCTGAACGACCTCCGCACCAAGTGCTTCGCATTTTCTTGCTTTTTCTACGATTTCAGGCTGCCCTACACCCTTTGAGTCATAGCATTCCTGAACGATGATACATTTCAGCCCTGCTATGGCCGCCTGGGAAGCCACAGCTGCTCCGTAGTTTCCGCTGGTTGCGGCAATTACGCCCTTATATCCCAATCGCTTAGCATGGTAAACGGCATTTGCAGCACGTCTTGCCTTAAAGCTTCCGGAGGGGTTCGCTGCTTCATCCTTGATAAAAATTCTGGCGCCCTTTCCAAGCGGAGCGCATTTTCGTGCCAGTGCCGTAAGATTTTTCAGTTCGAGAACAGGAGTATTTCCCACGTTGACACTGTACTGGATTTCCTGCATCTCCTCCAAGGTGTATCCGGTCTCTCTCATCATCTTTTCATAGTCAAAGGCGATGGATCCGCTTTCGAATGCTGAATAATCAATTCCTACGGATTTCAGCATGATTTCAGCTTTTCGGCCCATTACTGATTGATAGTCGTTTGCTATAGTCATGCCTGATCACCTCCGAATAAGATGCCTCTCACCTGCTTATCGATAGCCAGAAGCTCCGGCACGAACTTTCCGAAATCATGTTCGTAGTAAGGATTTACTTCGATCAGGGTTCCAGTTTCCGTTCTGCCCGTAACGGTTTCTATCGTGACTTCATCTCCAATTTCCGCATCCTCCTGTAAAAAGCCCTTATCCCACATTTCCAGAGGAACCTGTTTTGTATCCTCCGGTACCTGAGGAGCTCTTTCGGAAGGCTGCAGAATGATCTTATGGATTCTCACCCATTCACCTTTTTTAATCATAGTTACACACCTTTTATTTTACAATTTTAGCTTCTTCACTGATCATATTTCTCATATCTCCCATGATGGCTCTTGGAACCGGCAGGTCGATCATGGTGTGAAGACCAGGTCTAGCGTTGATGACATGAGGGATCATATTAACACACATTGCTATGGTGCCGATTCCTCCGGGTACTTCTGGAGAATTTACCATATTGATATTAGGTGTTCCCTTGATAATTACATAATCGCCTGTCTGCACGCCTACCTGCTCCGGCTCAATCTGTTGAGGATGATCCATTTCGATCTTTAATTCTCCGTCAACATATCCGAAACCTTTCATTGCACAGCCTGCAACATTGCCAGCCTTTGCAAATCCATAAGGCGATTTTCTGTCTACGTCTGTTTTGATCGGCTCCATAGACTGGGTTACTTTGTCTACATCCCAACCAATGGCATCTGCGATCATATGGATGGATTCATGGAAGCCGACATGTCCGGATAATTTTCCAGTTTCAACGCCTTTTCTGAATTCTTCTTCTGTGATTCCAATTCCTTGCTCTTCCATAACAACAGGACCAAATGGAGATAAGCTGTTTACTCTTCTTGACACAATATGTTCCACCTCTTCACAGCAGCCGGTCATGATAACCACCAGCAGATCCATGATGAGACCAGGATTGATTCCGGTTCCCAGAATGGAGACACCGTTTTCTTTTGCAATTTTATCGAGCTCAGCAGCTAGTTCAGGAGACTGTGCCTTGGGATATGCCATCTCCTCTGCACTGGAAACCACGTTGATTTTCTTTTCAAGGACAAACTTCAGCCTGTCAAATGCATTCTTTGTAAAGGAGTCGGTGCAGCACAGAACAACGTCTGCTGCTTTTTCTGTAATGACGTCTTCCGGCGAGCCGATGATTACATCCTGGCGGTCGCCTCTTTCTATGGAAAGGAACTCGTACATGCTGCGGCCGACTTTACTTCCTCTGCCTGCTACGCCAACAATCTCAACTCCCTTTTTTTTCAGAAGCATTTCAGCCATACCGGAGCCCATTGCTCCAAGACCCCAGATTATTACTTTTACATTTTCCATCTTCTTTTCTCCTCTTCTTATTGATTTCATAATATAATTTAATCTAATTCCATCATTGTACTGCTTGCAGCAATTTATATCATAAAGCTGAATCAATCCACTCAGGATTAGTATCCGGCTGCAATGCAATGATATACCTTATATAAAGCAATCTGCATGCCAAAAGATATGATTTTGAAGAAAATCATGCATTTACTCTCAAATTCAAGATATTATTGCCGGTTTCCTTTTTATTGCAATAAAAATGACGGATCAACTAATCGATCCGCCGTTTATATCTTAAATTTTATAAGTTGTTATGCCAATTTATTTGCACTGATTCGCCAAGATATTTGCATTTATTAAAGCTGATATTTCTTCATTTTGTGCTGTAAAGTCTGTCTTTTTATCTTTAAATAATCTGCTGATTTTGAAACATTTCCGCTGTATTTGGCCAAAGCCAGAGTGATCATTTCTTTTTCCATCTGCTCCAAATACCAATCCATGCCAACCTGGCTGAAATCATACGGCCCTTTTGTCATATCCTTATCTTCATTGTTGATGAGAATATGCTTCTCCGTTAGTTGCAGCTCTTCATCTGCCATAGAAATAGCAGCCATAATGATATTCTCTAGTTCTCTGACATTACCCGGGTAATCATAATGCAAAAGTTTTTCCTTAGCTCCCTCAGAAATAGACGTTACATTTTTACCATAGCGCTTGTTATATTTCTCAATGAATTTTTCCGCTAAAAGGAGAATATCGTCTTTCTTTTCCCGGAGAGGCGGCAAATCGATTCCTATAATATTCAAGCGATAATAGAGATCCTTCCGCAGCTTTCCGCTCTGAATCAGGTGCTCCGGACGTTCGTTGATCGTCGCAATGATGCGAACGTCGATGGGAATATCCTCAGTACCACCCACCCTTCGGATATAGTCTTCCTGCAGAACTCTCAGCAGCTTTCCCTGAAGCTCATAGGGCATAGCACTGATCTCATCAAGAAGCAGCGTTCCACCATCTGCCTGTTCAAATAGCCCCTCCCTGTCGATGGCTCCTGTAAAGCCTCCCTTTGCTGTACCAAATAGAATCCCTTCCAGAAGGCTCTCCGGTAAGGCTGCACAATTTTGGGCAAGAAAAGGACGTTCCTTCCTTCCACTATCAAAATGAATACTCTGTGCGATCAGCTCTTTCCCAGTTCCCGTTTCACCATAGAGAAAGACTGAAGCAGTACTCTTAGCGGCTTTTTTAGCTGTGGAGATCACCTCAAGAAATTTTTTGTTCTGACCGATCAGATTATCGAAGCAATATTTTCTGATACGATGTGCTTTTGTTTTTTCAGGCTCCAGTTTTTCCTTATGCAGATCCAGAATCGTATTAGACATCTTTCGTATGTCTGTCACATCCTTGGATACCTCTATCGCTGCAATCACATTATCATTATAAATGACAGGAATCGTGCTGTTGATCGCATTAATAACCTTTCCGTCTCGATTCAGATAGGTTTGCTGCTTGTTCAGGGTTACCTTCATGTGATGAAGCGCTTGAAGCAAAGTGCTCTCTTCTGCACTCATATTTTTAAAGACCTCAGTAAATGGTCTTTTCAAAACACCTTTCCTCTGCATCTTCTCAAGGCGTGACATGGCTTCGTTATATACGATGGTATTCCCCTCTCGGTCGAGTACGTGAACGCCCTCATCAACCACTTGGAGAACCTTTTGCATAATAAACTCATATTCTCTGATTTTCATAGAAACCCCTTTCTAAGAAAGCACTGAAGATCTGTGTAATTTCAATTTAAATCATATCACGGAATTGGAAAAGGTGCAAATTTATTTGCACCTCATGATTCTACCATAAACCATACAGAATCTATTTATATTTTTCGAATATTGACGAAACCAAAAGGAAATTGTATAATTTAAAGTGCATTGTTAATAGACGATTATATGTAAAATTTCATGCAAGGAGATAAAAATATGAGACTCAGAAAAGAATCCGATGAAATGCAGGAAGAGGAGATCCTTTTAATCGCAAGGGTATCTGACGCGCTTGCCCATCCCGCCAGGATTAAGATCTACCGCTATATCATGCAGAGCAACAGAAACAGGACTCCTGTTTGTAATAAAGATGTAGTCGCTGCTTTCGACTATTCCCAGGCTACAATATCCCAGCATATTAAAAAGCTGGTGGAAGCAGAACTTGTACAGGTCAAGAAAGATGATAAGTATTCCATGTACTATGCCAACATCGGAATTCTCGGCAAATACCTTAATGCGACAAAGAAATTTGAATAGACAAAGGAAAAACACTATGCACGGTAAGACATGCATAGTGTTTTCTTATCACATCATTAGCTTATTTTGAAGACCCAGTCCTAACATTATCGGAAGAATATCAGCGTATCGATTAGAAACAGCGGGATAAGGAAGCATAAGGACCACAGCATGTATCCGAAAAAGCTTGGCATTACGATTTTATTTTCTTCCGCAATAGACCGCACCATAAAATTCGGAGCATTTCCGATATAAGTATTGGCTCCCATAAATACTGCACCTGCTGAAATAGCCATCAGAACTTTCACACTGACTGTGCCGACTGCCGTGGCAAGACCTTTGGCCATGCCAAGCGATCCAGCGGTGGTCAAGAAGACCAGATAGGTTGGCGCATTGTCCAGGAAGGATGAGAGTGCTCCTGTGGCCCAGAAAAACTCCAAAGGATTTGTAACTCCAAGGGACGATCCATTTGCCTTGAGCAAAGCCAGCGCAGGTATCATGGTAATAAAAATGCCGATAAAGAGGGTCGCTACCTCCTTGATACTAACCCAAGTGAAACAGTTGTCTGACCGGATGATTTTTTTTGTGGTCTTCATGGATAGGAGTGCCGCGGTTAGTATCATTACCATCTGAAGGATACTGTTATAGCCTACAACTACACCTTCAAAAATATGTACTCCGTGGATTTCTCCGGTTACCTGATCCGCAAATGCGGCGAAATTGGGAAGAACCCCATTTAAGATAACAGCTCCAATGATCATTCCCATAAAGATCAGATTGTGAAGTCCTTCCACCCGCAATGGCTTCTTTGGTCCGTCATCCATAACATCTCTAGGGCTCTTACCTGAAGCCAATTCTTTTTTATAGTAGTAGTGATCTATGAAGTAAAGTACTGTCAATAAGATTACCGTGTTCAGCAGGAACATAGGGGCAAGCTTCAGTGTCCAAAAGAACGGAATTCCCCTTAAGAATCCTAGGAAAAGAGGGGGATCTCCTACCGGAGTCAAGCAGCCTCCTATATTGGATACGAGAAAGATAAAGAATACGATAATGTGGGTCTTCTTTTCTCTCCATTGATTGGCACGGATCACAGGCCTGATCAGAAGCATACTTGCTCCGGTGGTTCCCACCCAGCTGGCCAGTATCGTCCCAATTAAAAGCAGCACAATATTTACTTTTGGCGTTCCAATCAAGGTACCTCTCAAGATAATACCACCTGCCACCACAAACAGGCCAAATAACAAAATAATGAAAGGTAAGTAATCCAGCAGAACGATCTCGAGAATGTTAAAGATCAACATTTCGCTGCCAAAAACAACTCCAAAAGGTACAAGAAAAACGAGAGACCAAAAAATAACAACTTTTAGCATGTGATGTTCCCACCATTCAGGCTTGACCAACGGGAAGACCGCAATCGATAATAACATTCCGACGAATGGAAGCACGCTCCAAATCGGAAGTGATTCACCTAGATTGTGTTGCTCTCCGGTTTCATTTGCAAACACGACAATATTGCTGCACAACACGAGTATGTATGCCAGTAGCATTGTGCGCAATCTTTTTTGCTTTTTCACAACAGGTTCTCCTTTCAAGATAGCAGCTAACCAAGAACATGAACTGTCAAAGTCTTGCGCAAAAACAGTAAAATAAAACGAAGCGCTTAAACTCACACAAAAAAGCGCCTAACCTATTTTATATAATATGTATACAGTATTCAACACTAATTTTGCAAATTGTACAAAAATTAAAGAAAGACATAACAAATATGATATGTCCTTTAGAAGATTTTAATGGGCATTCTTCCATAATCATGAATCGCACAGGCAAAGAAGCAAGTCCCGGGTTCACACCTCTTGCTTCTGCCAGCAGGTAACCAAGTCTCGCACAGCCTTATCTCAGCGGGGCAAGTTTTTCGATTGCAGTCTCCTCATCCGATACAAAAAA
This genomic window from Clostridiales bacterium contains:
- a CDS encoding ornithine aminomutase, with translation MKRADDFQERRKHIAGLTDEELYQRFWQLTEQVVNPLLELGKKNTTPSVERSVLLRMGISSLETKPIVEGCMDRGLMGKGAGHVVYKLAKAKNIDIKEAGTLLAQGKCWDEAAALFKGGK
- a CDS encoding 2-amino-4-ketopentanoate thiolase yields the protein MIKKGEWVRIHKIILQPSERAPQVPEDTKQVPLEMWDKGFLQEDAEIGDEVTIETVTGRTETGTLIEVNPYYEHDFGKFVPELLAIDKQVRGILFGGDQA
- a CDS encoding PAS domain-containing protein — its product is MKIREYEFIMQKVLQVVDEGVHVLDREGNTIVYNEAMSRLEKMQRKGVLKRPFTEVFKNMSAEESTLLQALHHMKVTLNKQQTYLNRDGKVINAINSTIPVIYNDNVIAAIEVSKDVTDIRKMSNTILDLHKEKLEPEKTKAHRIRKYCFDNLIGQNKKFLEVISTAKKAAKSTASVFLYGETGTGKELIAQSIHFDSGRKERPFLAQNCAALPESLLEGILFGTAKGGFTGAIDREGLFEQADGGTLLLDEISAMPYELQGKLLRVLQEDYIRRVGGTEDIPIDVRIIATINERPEHLIQSGKLRKDLYYRLNIIGIDLPPLREKKDDILLLAEKFIEKYNKRYGKNVTSISEGAKEKLLHYDYPGNVRELENIIMAAISMADEELQLTEKHILINNEDKDMTKGPYDFSQVGMDWYLEQMEKEMITLALAKYSGNVSKSADYLKIKRQTLQHKMKKYQL
- a CDS encoding DNA mismatch repair protein MutL, which encodes MKVDVLVAEIGSTTTVVNAFQGINTNEPVFIGQGQAPTSVLDGDVRIGLQGAVDDLRNKLGTETLDYEEMLATSSAAGGLKMTVHGLVYDMTARAAKEAALGAGAIIHNVTAGKLRRTDLAKIKEIKPNLILIAGGVDYGERETAIYNAEMIRSLGLKTPVIYGGNIENQEEMKLIFDEESGMKLYIVDNVYPKIDDLNVEPARRVIQDAFEEHIIHAPGMEHVRDMVGGPIIPTPGAVMEATKVLYECLGDLIVLDVGGATTDLHSVTDASDEIARILVSPEPKAKRTVEGDLGVYVNMNNIIEVIGESKLAEELADLDLAKIKESYQAIPKTPDEIRFVERLTKEAVLRAVERHAGKLRYVYGPSGRTTLAEGKDLTQVKYIIGTGGALTRLPHRIEIMQSIAESNHTGLNLYPGQHARILVDNDYIMASLGVLSRRYKESAIKLMEKSLQTKFIK
- a CDS encoding dihydrodipicolinate reductase translates to MENVKVIIWGLGAMGSGMAEMLLKKKGVEIVGVAGRGSKVGRSMYEFLSIERGDRQDVIIGSPEDVITEKAADVVLCCTDSFTKNAFDRLKFVLEKKINVVSSAEEMAYPKAQSPELAAELDKIAKENGVSILGTGINPGLIMDLLVVIMTGCCEEVEHIVSRRVNSLSPFGPVVMEEQGIGITEEEFRKGVETGKLSGHVGFHESIHMIADAIGWDVDKVTQSMEPIKTDVDRKSPYGFAKAGNVAGCAMKGFGYVDGELKIEMDHPQQIEPEQVGVQTGDYVIIKGTPNINMVNSPEVPGGIGTIAMCVNMIPHVINARPGLHTMIDLPVPRAIMGDMRNMISEEAKIVK
- a CDS encoding PLP-dependent lyase/thiolase; this encodes MTIANDYQSVMGRKAEIMLKSVGIDYSAFESGSIAFDYEKMMRETGYTLEEMQEIQYSVNVGNTPVLELKNLTALARKCAPLGKGARIFIKDEAANPSGSFKARRAANAVYHAKRLGYKGVIAATSGNYGAAVASQAAIAGLKCIIVQECYDSKGVGQPEIVEKARKCEALGAEVVQLSVGPELFYKFLLLLEETGYFNASLYTPFGIAGVETLGYEIAMQFREKYGKDPDAVVCTNAGGGNLTGTARGLRKAGANSTVIGASVNLAGLHMASDGQFNRKSFTTGHTGFGMPFSSWPDRSDVPRSAARPLRYMDRYVTIAQGEVFYITETLASLEGLEKGPAGNTALAAAFAIAQEMDQDEMILVQETEYTGAGKHIQPQISFAKDNGIEVFFGDPSEEVPGKTIIFPSHPSMIKARDVDLDHMRRSLIKTAVNNCSGVLTEEDILFLAEETKTDEGFVKGVLKSL
- a CDS encoding LuxR family transcriptional regulator, with the translated sequence MKLKHNEKLDVENILKDLDQYRPKRRGWTWRTPEANLEMVPFTYHDATTPLENSIGLPSSKYFDGIDPQPSPVITTEIASGRFEDDIRRMRMAAWHGADHIMVIRTAGQSHMDGLIEGTPQGIGGVPITRKQVRAQRKALDLIEEEVGRPINYHSYVSGVAGPDVAVMFAEEGINGAHQDPQYNVLYRNINMVRSFVDACESKRILAWADIAQIDGAHNANATARQAWKVMPELIVQHAINSLFSEKVGIKPTNICLSTVPPTAPPAPCVYMDLPYAVALRDICDKYRMRAQMNTKYMEASAREATVTHVLNMLISKLTRADIQSTITPDEGRNVPWHIYNIEACDTAKQTLTGLDGLMEMIELKSDGPLREKAREIKERACLFMEEIVAAGGYFKAVEEGFFVDSGMYPERNGDGIARKAEGGIGYGYVYERDEDYFAPVTAHFGYNNVEQYGGNPENPSELIGGCTFEDPDKIVYIDELDDVDNVKVRMEETAKYRNSDMIKPEMEWMADGTVMMNMFIPTNRRVAEVVAVEIAKKMNLQDPEVINREVMQEAEGTRIELKGRVPFDIDLSTLVIPPEPQLLSEDEIRTDIEQYPMKIVCGTVGEDEHSVGLREIIDIKHGGIERFGIEVHYLGTSVPVEKLVDAAVELNADAILASTIISHDNIHYKNMKRIHELAVEKGIRDNVIIAAGGTQVIPEEAVKTGVDAGFGRNSHGIDVATFLVEKRREMRN
- a CDS encoding GNAT family N-acetyltransferase; protein product: MIETERLFMVEAVEDEINSIIELESHKENRDFIWIGTYEEHKAEIADRNHLLLVFKRKEDSAIVGFSLIKMDFKSDVFELRRIAVSEKRKGYGKEAMLALLRYAFEEKNMNRFWLDVYPDNFIGIHLYEGLGMHRDGVLRQNYKSERGYLDQIIYSMLQNEYFKIDLKEENCYES
- a CDS encoding winged helix-turn-helix transcriptional regulator, translated to MQGDKNMRLRKESDEMQEEEILLIARVSDALAHPARIKIYRYIMQSNRNRTPVCNKDVVAAFDYSQATISQHIKKLVEAELVQVKKDDKYSMYYANIGILGKYLNATKKFE
- a CDS encoding sodium:proton antiporter translates to MLLAYILVLCSNIVVFANETGEQHNLGESLPIWSVLPFVGMLLSIAVFPLVKPEWWEHHMLKVVIFWSLVFLVPFGVVFGSEMLIFNILEIVLLDYLPFIILLFGLFVVAGGIILRGTLIGTPKVNIVLLLIGTILASWVGTTGASMLLIRPVIRANQWREKKTHIIVFFIFLVSNIGGCLTPVGDPPLFLGFLRGIPFFWTLKLAPMFLLNTVILLTVLYFIDHYYYKKELASGKSPRDVMDDGPKKPLRVEGLHNLIFMGMIIGAVILNGVLPNFAAFADQVTGEIHGVHIFEGVVVGYNSILQMVMILTAALLSMKTTKKIIRSDNCFTWVSIKEVATLFIGIFITMIPALALLKANGSSLGVTNPLEFFWATGALSSFLDNAPTYLVFLTTAGSLGMAKGLATAVGTVSVKVLMAISAGAVFMGANTYIGNAPNFMVRSIAEENKIVMPSFFGYMLWSLCFLIPLFLIDTLIFFR